Proteins from a single region of Salinibacter grassmerensis:
- a CDS encoding potassium channel family protein, giving the protein MAFIRTPWEALIAWLARMDPSRREIFLAVLALLLLFAVGTAGYVLLEEWSVADGLYMTFITLSTIGFQEVKPLSDAGRFFTFALGSTGIGILSFVAIRSAQLLLVSDRLRERRIMKRIDALSDHYIVCGYGRVGERLTEDLLREGKSVVVVDVDDDIAADLSEDERLHVQGNAEDEETLRAAGIERARGLILTLPEDSSNVFVALTAREMNPDLYILARTIDHDNLSKLRNAGADKVIAPSEVGADRMAQVVLRPHTDDFLERVLHTSALSRQIDEVQVHRNAPLAGQTLAESNFRQEFEAIVIGIIDADTGAMTFNPSPTERIDAGDILIVLGETSVIDALRERVCLP; this is encoded by the coding sequence ATGGCCTTCATCCGGACCCCATGGGAGGCCCTGATCGCGTGGCTGGCCCGGATGGACCCGTCCCGCCGCGAGATCTTTCTGGCGGTTCTGGCGCTACTGCTTCTGTTTGCCGTCGGCACTGCGGGCTACGTCCTGCTCGAGGAATGGTCGGTGGCCGACGGGCTCTACATGACGTTCATCACCCTCTCGACGATCGGCTTCCAGGAGGTAAAGCCCCTGTCGGACGCGGGGCGGTTCTTTACCTTTGCCCTCGGGAGCACCGGCATCGGGATTCTCAGCTTCGTCGCCATCCGCTCCGCCCAGCTTCTCCTCGTCAGCGACCGCCTCCGCGAACGACGCATTATGAAACGGATCGACGCGCTTTCGGACCACTACATCGTCTGTGGGTACGGGCGCGTCGGGGAGCGACTCACGGAGGACCTGCTCCGGGAAGGGAAGTCAGTGGTCGTCGTCGACGTCGATGACGACATTGCCGCAGACCTGTCCGAGGACGAGCGCCTCCACGTGCAGGGCAACGCCGAGGACGAGGAAACCCTCCGCGCCGCGGGCATCGAGCGAGCCCGCGGGCTGATCCTCACCCTCCCCGAAGACAGCAGCAACGTCTTCGTGGCCCTCACGGCCCGCGAGATGAACCCGGACCTCTATATCCTGGCCCGCACCATCGACCACGACAACCTCAGCAAGCTGCGCAACGCTGGGGCCGACAAAGTCATCGCCCCGAGCGAGGTGGGCGCCGACCGCATGGCGCAGGTCGTGCTGCGCCCCCACACCGACGACTTTCTGGAGCGCGTCCTCCACACCAGCGCGCTGAGCCGCCAGATCGACGAGGTGCAGGTGCACCGGAACGCCCCCCTGGCCGGCCAGACACTGGCCGAGAGCAACTTCCGTCAGGAGTTTGAGGCGATCGTCATCGGCATCATTGACGCCGACACCGGTGCAATGACGTTCAACCCCTCCCCCACCGAACGCATCGATGCGGGGGACATTCTCATCGTGCTGGGGGAGACCAGCGTCATCGACGCCCTCCGCGAACGCGTATGCCTTCCGTAG
- a CDS encoding DoxX family protein: MSRYRDVVGWINEHRAVALDLVRIYLGVGLFVRGVLFAYESQGVSVLVDLSGFSVGSAVLAHYVTFAHLMGGLMLAVGLLTRLAALVQIPILAGAVFLVHLEQGLLTADQSLEFSALVLVLLVVVFIFGPGEWAADQYVFEREPELQDEDPELWWRDEDFEPTPTPEPTGGENGVAVASASAASAKELLAERVDEEPCACGHDLSHPRVAVEPKYGWSAGFFFMLGVSAPLQEVVFYCEECGTVMKRTRDAELLRRYRWHTS, translated from the coding sequence ATGTCCCGCTATCGTGATGTCGTCGGTTGGATCAATGAGCATCGGGCGGTGGCCCTCGATCTCGTCCGCATCTATCTTGGCGTCGGGCTGTTCGTCCGCGGCGTGCTGTTCGCCTACGAGAGCCAGGGGGTGAGCGTCCTCGTGGACCTGTCCGGGTTTTCGGTGGGCTCGGCGGTGCTTGCCCACTACGTGACGTTCGCGCACCTGATGGGCGGGCTCATGTTGGCCGTGGGGCTGCTCACCCGCCTCGCGGCGCTCGTACAGATCCCCATCCTGGCCGGGGCGGTCTTTCTGGTGCACCTGGAGCAGGGGCTCCTGACCGCCGATCAGTCCCTTGAGTTTTCGGCCCTCGTCCTTGTCCTGCTCGTAGTGGTTTTCATCTTTGGGCCGGGGGAGTGGGCCGCCGACCAGTACGTCTTTGAGCGAGAGCCGGAGCTGCAGGACGAAGACCCGGAGCTCTGGTGGCGCGACGAAGACTTTGAGCCGACGCCCACCCCGGAGCCCACAGGGGGAGAGAACGGGGTGGCCGTGGCGTCGGCGTCAGCGGCAAGCGCAAAAGAGCTTCTCGCTGAGCGCGTGGACGAGGAGCCGTGTGCGTGTGGCCACGACCTGTCCCATCCCCGGGTGGCTGTGGAGCCGAAGTACGGGTGGAGTGCCGGCTTCTTCTTCATGCTTGGGGTCTCGGCGCCCCTGCAGGAGGTCGTGTTCTACTGCGAGGAGTGCGGCACCGTGATGAAGCGCACGCGAGACGCCGAACTCCTTCGGCGGTACCGCTGGCACACGTCCTGA
- a CDS encoding patatin-like phospholipase family protein produces the protein MSGESADGTVESDSGGPAEAPAALVLGGGGARAAYQTGVLHYVGEAFPEASVPLMTGVSAGSINAAHLAADPGPWKDRTARLVRYWEDLTADDVFAPRSPWTIARSMLWGRRPSKRQTLLDTAPLRAYLDRRLPTDDTGRLTGVADNIEAGRLEGLAISTSNYATLQTVTWVQGGSMRDWERPNRIGRRTILSLDHVMASTALPMVFPAVRLGDAWYGDGGLRMLDPLAPAVHLGADRLFVVSTRYERSQAEANRSARTPAYPSLFQMMGILANVLMLDVLEHDAAVLRRINRLVRKLRPEEHEPLQPIDLLVLRPSVDLGALAGDYQMDLGGAMGRLLSAVQWRTDPPPDWWSMLLFQPDYLDRLLEIGYNDAQRQHDRIEAFFAREPIDQSASVSFRS, from the coding sequence ATGAGCGGAGAGTCGGCCGACGGAACTGTGGAATCGGACTCCGGTGGGCCGGCGGAGGCGCCCGCGGCGCTCGTGCTGGGTGGGGGCGGAGCCCGGGCCGCATACCAGACCGGCGTCCTTCACTACGTGGGGGAGGCGTTTCCCGAGGCGTCGGTGCCGCTCATGACGGGCGTGTCGGCGGGGTCCATCAACGCCGCGCACCTCGCGGCCGACCCCGGGCCGTGGAAGGACCGCACCGCGCGGCTCGTGCGCTACTGGGAGGACCTGACGGCGGACGACGTGTTTGCGCCGCGCTCTCCCTGGACGATCGCGCGGTCGATGCTGTGGGGGCGGCGGCCGAGCAAAAGGCAGACCCTTCTGGACACGGCACCCCTCCGTGCCTACCTCGACCGGCGCCTCCCGACGGACGACACGGGCCGGCTCACGGGCGTGGCCGATAACATAGAGGCCGGGCGCCTGGAGGGCCTCGCCATCTCTACCTCCAACTACGCCACGCTCCAGACGGTGACGTGGGTACAGGGGGGCTCGATGCGAGACTGGGAGCGGCCCAACCGAATTGGTCGGCGGACGATCCTCAGCCTCGACCACGTCATGGCCTCCACGGCCCTGCCCATGGTGTTTCCGGCGGTGCGCCTCGGCGACGCCTGGTACGGCGACGGGGGGCTCCGCATGCTCGATCCCCTCGCGCCGGCCGTCCACCTGGGGGCGGATCGTCTCTTCGTCGTCTCGACCCGTTACGAGCGGTCCCAGGCCGAGGCCAACCGGTCGGCCCGCACGCCGGCCTATCCGTCGCTTTTCCAAATGATGGGCATCCTCGCCAACGTGCTCATGCTCGACGTGCTGGAGCACGACGCCGCCGTGCTGCGTCGCATCAACCGCCTCGTGCGAAAGCTGCGCCCGGAGGAGCACGAGCCGCTCCAGCCCATCGACCTGCTCGTCCTACGGCCGTCCGTCGACCTCGGGGCCCTGGCGGGGGACTACCAGATGGACCTCGGCGGGGCCATGGGACGCCTTCTGTCCGCGGTGCAGTGGCGCACCGACCCCCCGCCCGACTGGTGGAGCATGCTGCTCTTCCAGCCCGACTATCTGGACCGCCTCCTCGAGATCGGCTACAACGACGCGCAGCGCCAGCACGACCGCATCGAGGCCTTCTTTGCGCGAGAGCCGATTGATCAGTCGGCGTCCGTGTCCTTCCGTTCGTAG
- a CDS encoding dihydrofolate reductase: MPELVLIAAVAEENRVIGKDKDLPWHIPEDLQHFKALTTGHPLLMGRRTFESIVHQFGGPLPDRKMVVLTTKDGYEEYPEVETYASVDAALDALPDDDTVFIGGGESVYEQFLPHADRLELTLVEGEYAGDTFFPPFRHLIGDVFEETAVDARDGFRFVTYERKDTDAD; encoded by the coding sequence ATGCCTGAACTCGTCCTCATCGCCGCTGTCGCCGAAGAAAACCGGGTCATTGGGAAGGACAAGGACCTCCCCTGGCACATCCCGGAGGACCTGCAGCACTTCAAGGCGCTCACCACCGGGCACCCGCTGCTGATGGGCCGGCGCACGTTTGAGTCCATCGTGCACCAGTTCGGCGGCCCGCTGCCCGACCGGAAGATGGTGGTCCTCACCACGAAGGACGGCTACGAGGAGTACCCCGAGGTAGAAACCTACGCCTCCGTCGACGCGGCCCTCGACGCCCTGCCCGACGACGACACCGTCTTCATCGGCGGGGGCGAGTCGGTCTACGAACAGTTCCTCCCGCACGCCGACCGGCTGGAGCTGACCCTGGTGGAGGGCGAGTACGCGGGCGACACCTTCTTCCCTCCGTTCAGGCACCTCATTGGGGACGTGTTTGAAGAGACTGCCGTGGACGCACGGGACGGCTTCCGCTTCGTCACCTACGAACGGAAGGACACGGACGCCGACTGA
- a CDS encoding amidase, producing MLDLTSCSAVELARRIRARKVSAVEVLEAHLDRIERRNPAVNAVVTLNTNRARARADAADAALARDEVWGPLHGVPFTAKDQFSTAGLRTTYALPSYEDFVPDTDAPQVHRLKEAGAILMGKTNLPFAAYDWQCQNPTFGRANNPWALDCTPGGSSGGSAAALAAGLSPLELGADVGGSIRVPSHFCGVAGLRPTEDAPLRGIRPPDRPATVRHVAVAGPMARTVEDLQLAWTALSGSAAPTDIPIPPADALRIAVTPELGGVPVDTDTQRVLRDAVDAWRTAGCSVAHRPAPIDTEDALDTWARIQGFEITAGLPAPLRTTPFRQLVWQGYVRSQYGFLAGQMATGANLGPRGYFDALDRKDALTTTLNAFFGDWDLWVTPVAATPAFAHRRIGAALDIEGVSVPYALPIAPYNCPTAVTGHPILTLPAGQSSDGRPIGLQVHARCGSDAELLAAGRRLEAALGHDPEPTSFAETSRFADNT from the coding sequence GTGCTCGACCTCACGTCCTGCTCTGCCGTTGAGCTGGCCCGCCGCATCCGTGCCCGCAAGGTCTCTGCCGTCGAGGTGCTGGAGGCGCATCTGGACCGCATCGAGCGCCGAAACCCGGCCGTGAATGCCGTGGTGACGCTCAACACGAACCGGGCGCGGGCTCGGGCGGACGCCGCCGACGCGGCGCTGGCGCGGGACGAGGTGTGGGGCCCGCTGCACGGCGTGCCCTTCACGGCCAAGGATCAGTTCTCGACCGCCGGGCTGCGCACCACCTACGCCCTACCCAGCTACGAGGACTTCGTTCCCGACACCGACGCCCCGCAGGTCCACCGCCTTAAAGAGGCGGGGGCGATCCTGATGGGCAAGACCAACCTGCCGTTTGCGGCCTACGACTGGCAGTGCCAAAACCCGACATTTGGCCGCGCCAACAATCCGTGGGCCCTGGACTGCACGCCCGGCGGAAGCTCGGGCGGCTCCGCGGCGGCCCTGGCGGCGGGCCTGTCGCCGCTGGAGTTGGGGGCCGACGTAGGGGGCTCCATCCGCGTGCCGTCCCACTTTTGCGGGGTCGCCGGCCTGCGCCCGACGGAAGACGCTCCCCTGCGCGGCATCCGCCCGCCCGACCGCCCCGCGACGGTGCGCCACGTCGCCGTGGCCGGCCCGATGGCCCGCACCGTCGAAGACCTGCAGCTGGCCTGGACCGCCCTCTCGGGCTCGGCGGCCCCGACCGACATCCCCATTCCCCCGGCCGATGCCCTGCGCATCGCCGTGACGCCCGAGTTGGGCGGCGTGCCCGTCGACACCGACACCCAGCGCGTGCTCCGCGACGCCGTCGACGCCTGGCGCACCGCCGGGTGCAGCGTGGCGCACCGCCCTGCTCCGATCGACACGGAGGACGCCCTTGACACCTGGGCCCGCATCCAGGGCTTCGAGATCACGGCGGGACTGCCCGCCCCCCTGCGGACGACGCCATTCCGGCAGCTGGTGTGGCAGGGCTACGTACGGTCGCAGTACGGCTTTCTCGCCGGGCAGATGGCCACGGGCGCCAACCTCGGGCCACGCGGCTACTTCGACGCGCTCGACCGGAAGGACGCCCTCACCACCACCCTCAATGCCTTCTTCGGCGACTGGGACCTGTGGGTGACGCCCGTGGCCGCTACGCCCGCCTTTGCCCACCGCCGCATCGGGGCCGCCCTCGACATTGAGGGCGTCTCGGTTCCCTACGCGCTCCCCATCGCGCCCTACAACTGCCCCACGGCCGTCACGGGCCATCCCATTCTCACCCTGCCCGCCGGCCAGTCGTCGGACGGGCGCCCCATCGGCCTGCAGGTGCACGCCCGGTGCGGTTCGGACGCCGAACTGCTCGCGGCCGGGCGCCGTCTCGAAGCGGCGCTGGGCCACGACCCGGAGCCTACCTCTTTTGCCGAGACATCCCGTTTCGCAGACAACACATGA
- a CDS encoding sensor histidine kinase gives MSRTYAYWICQLGGWAGYAVMRITLISFFQPITWERAASYAVLVVAGVLYTHLYRYAAKRRGWMQMSLGQLAPRVVGATLGVAALLYLTVDGMGRYVLELDLYEEIDSQTGMLLASVVNGWILLMLWSLIYFGVHYFWNYRRAEVDKWKLEAQAETARLKALKLQLNPHFFFNSLNSVRALIAEDPDRAQRMVTRLARLLRSTLQADDMKTVSLEEELSTVRTYLALEKVRFEDRLRHRIEVDDEARSHPVPFMLVQTLVENGIKHGVACCQEGGVITVGGTVVDEALHICVTNPGTLDTEEGGTGLDNARERLQLLFGTEASLTVENADAETVSATAVLPVRAVPEPPVVQGEASVLARD, from the coding sequence ATGTCTCGGACATACGCCTACTGGATTTGTCAGCTCGGCGGGTGGGCCGGATACGCGGTGATGCGCATCACCCTGATCTCTTTCTTCCAGCCCATCACGTGGGAGCGGGCTGCCTCCTACGCCGTCCTCGTGGTGGCCGGCGTGCTGTACACCCATCTCTACCGGTACGCCGCCAAGCGAAGAGGATGGATGCAGATGTCGTTGGGGCAGCTGGCACCGCGGGTCGTGGGGGCGACCCTAGGGGTTGCGGCTCTGTTGTACCTGACTGTGGACGGCATGGGGCGCTACGTGCTGGAACTGGACCTCTACGAGGAGATCGACTCGCAGACCGGGATGCTGTTGGCCTCGGTCGTGAACGGGTGGATTCTGCTCATGCTGTGGTCGCTGATCTACTTCGGCGTCCACTACTTCTGGAACTACCGGCGGGCGGAGGTGGACAAGTGGAAGCTGGAGGCCCAGGCCGAGACGGCGCGGCTGAAGGCCCTAAAGCTACAGCTGAACCCCCACTTCTTTTTCAACAGCCTCAACAGCGTGCGGGCCCTGATCGCCGAGGACCCGGACCGTGCACAGCGCATGGTGACGCGCCTGGCCCGCCTGCTGCGGAGCACCCTTCAGGCCGACGACATGAAAACCGTGTCCCTCGAGGAGGAACTGTCGACCGTGCGCACGTACTTGGCGCTCGAGAAGGTGCGCTTCGAGGATCGGCTCCGCCACCGAATTGAGGTAGATGACGAGGCACGGTCGCACCCGGTCCCGTTCATGCTGGTGCAGACGCTCGTGGAGAACGGGATCAAACACGGGGTGGCGTGTTGTCAGGAGGGCGGCGTCATCACGGTCGGGGGCACGGTGGTGGATGAGGCCCTCCACATCTGCGTGACCAATCCCGGCACCCTCGACACGGAGGAGGGCGGAACCGGGCTGGACAACGCCCGCGAACGGCTGCAACTGCTCTTTGGAACGGAGGCGTCGCTGACCGTGGAAAATGCGGACGCCGAGACCGTCTCCGCCACCGCGGTGCTCCCGGTCCGCGCCGTCCCCGAACCGCCTGTGGTGCAGGGGGAGGCCTCCGTCTTGGCCCGCGACTGA
- a CDS encoding LytR/AlgR family response regulator transcription factor: MASPPVLRTLIVDDERLARRELRRLLEPQEAVTVAGEAANADEAEAAIHENNLDLLLLDVQMPEDSGFDLLERLDAVPHVVFVTAYDEYAIRAFKVNALDYLVKPVEPERLEEAIETVQERATESRPQAVAADDEEPRTPLRAEDQVFVKDGERCWFVQLADVRLFEAAGNYTRLYFDGEEPLIHRSLSTLEDRLDPDRFFRASRQHILNLRWVDDVTPWSKDKLKATLSDGTEVELSRRRSRAFREQLSL; encoded by the coding sequence ATGGCGTCCCCCCCTGTGCTCCGCACCCTCATCGTTGACGACGAGCGCCTGGCGCGCCGGGAGCTCCGGCGCCTGCTGGAGCCCCAGGAGGCGGTGACGGTGGCCGGCGAGGCCGCCAACGCCGACGAGGCGGAGGCCGCCATCCACGAGAACAATCTGGACCTGCTCCTGCTCGACGTGCAGATGCCAGAGGACAGCGGGTTCGACCTGCTGGAGCGGCTCGACGCGGTGCCGCACGTCGTCTTCGTCACCGCCTACGACGAGTACGCCATCCGGGCCTTCAAGGTGAACGCGCTGGACTACCTCGTGAAGCCGGTGGAGCCGGAGCGGCTGGAGGAGGCGATTGAGACGGTGCAGGAACGGGCCACCGAGAGCCGGCCCCAGGCCGTGGCGGCGGACGACGAAGAGCCCCGGACGCCCCTCAGGGCCGAGGACCAGGTGTTCGTCAAAGACGGGGAGCGGTGCTGGTTCGTGCAACTGGCGGACGTCCGCCTGTTCGAGGCGGCGGGCAACTACACGCGGCTCTACTTCGACGGCGAGGAGCCGCTCATCCACCGCTCCCTCAGCACCCTCGAGGACCGACTCGACCCCGACCGCTTCTTTCGGGCCAGCCGCCAGCACATCCTCAACCTGCGATGGGTCGACGACGTGACGCCGTGGTCGAAAGACAAGCTGAAGGCCACGTTGAGCGACGGGACCGAGGTGGAGCTGTCGCGTCGTCGGTCCCGTGCGTTCCGCGAGCAGCTCAGTCTGTGA
- a CDS encoding BamA/TamA family outer membrane protein encodes MTPRHVLCVLLLCGAVGLPAQAQSFSTVTGRNHPEIDWRVATTEHFEIVHPARLDRIAAEAAPIAETTYDTLSANLDVTFDERIRVYLSDQDAIVNGFAVPFGTGYTDIWVNTNDWAASFSGATSWLRLVLAHELTHIFHYKVVRSGLGVWALALGGSFPRVWTEGLAQYQAETWNAQRGERWLRAAVLDDALSYNDGRSLRNGRLLYASGHSQVRYFAQQHGDSTLTALLHHKKDVLFGLAEAHDLDDAFRATVGQSYETFHEQWRRDVNVYYNTLAGQLETLDSLRTDTLAVPGQYVDDLAYSPDTSRIAALTQLSPERPVRRLHVIDRSSGRVEVVAEGAIEPSVAWHPSGERIAFSRQTRAEHGSLVDDLFVVDADGTDERRLTHGRRTSAPTYGPDGERLAFVATQDGTANVHVRTDATGRTTPVTDYEGDVQITAARWHPSRDTLALARVDDDGGRQLVLHDLGTEALTPLTDPGSDDRRPVWSPDGAHLAYTSLRDGVPNAFVYDAATDTHRRATHLVRGATVHDWVPADSAFGPETSRSGGALVTATALTKARDGAFRVPASRTARSAAPSVPEAYAAWTATKPPRTIPRAMAPDPSLIEARSDYDALGHVAHRASVALPYYTPSNGDIGLSGVTSWTEPLGAHTLNAVGSLSLTQTGTRSEVVASYLNRQFEPTVGLTVFSASSSARIYGSNLLVEDRTGGDLTARWPLDWRVRPYVSTSVSARLRYADLDPLTPNVFAALPDGLAPPQAGQQASLRLQFTRRKRPPYRHTLVHPLDGWGLRLRATGAAEVLGGDSSFLRGDVAGYAVYPSIGNHRLYLHGRLQAQTGASFPQDYVGFSRYDAIDLPLPGAVPFSLGDAERVRGFRQYVLGNRVAFGRAEYRVPVAPSLQTEVLGLVGLGYTTLSAFVDGGMVWRDTDLRGGTRQLGTGVEVKNALRLFGVRIGHALGVAQPAAQVGTRDDVQLYYRVQTALPF; translated from the coding sequence ATGACGCCCCGTCACGTCCTCTGTGTCCTCCTGCTCTGCGGTGCGGTCGGCCTTCCCGCACAAGCCCAGAGCTTCAGCACAGTCACCGGCCGCAACCACCCTGAGATCGACTGGCGTGTGGCGACGACGGAGCACTTCGAGATCGTACACCCCGCCCGCCTCGATCGCATCGCAGCGGAGGCGGCCCCCATCGCGGAGACGACCTACGACACCCTGTCGGCCAACCTGGACGTGACGTTTGACGAGCGGATCCGCGTCTATCTGAGCGACCAGGACGCCATCGTCAACGGGTTTGCGGTTCCGTTTGGCACCGGCTACACCGACATCTGGGTCAACACCAACGACTGGGCCGCCTCCTTCTCCGGGGCGACCTCCTGGCTCCGCCTCGTGCTCGCCCATGAGCTCACCCACATCTTCCACTACAAGGTGGTGCGGTCGGGCCTGGGGGTTTGGGCCCTCGCCCTGGGCGGCTCGTTTCCACGGGTCTGGACGGAAGGGCTCGCGCAGTACCAGGCGGAGACGTGGAACGCGCAGCGGGGCGAGCGCTGGCTCCGCGCCGCCGTCCTCGACGACGCCCTTTCCTACAACGACGGGCGGTCGCTCCGGAACGGACGGCTCCTGTACGCCTCCGGCCACAGCCAGGTGCGCTACTTCGCCCAGCAGCACGGCGACTCGACGCTCACGGCCCTGCTCCACCACAAGAAGGACGTGCTGTTCGGCCTCGCGGAGGCCCACGACCTCGACGATGCCTTCCGGGCGACCGTGGGACAGTCCTACGAGACGTTCCACGAGCAGTGGCGGCGGGACGTGAACGTGTACTACAACACGCTCGCCGGTCAGCTCGAAACGCTCGACTCCCTTCGCACCGACACGCTTGCGGTGCCGGGGCAGTACGTGGACGACCTGGCGTATAGCCCCGACACGTCGCGCATCGCCGCGCTCACGCAGCTATCGCCGGAGCGCCCGGTGCGCCGGCTGCACGTCATTGATCGCTCGTCGGGCCGTGTAGAGGTCGTGGCGGAGGGGGCGATCGAACCGTCCGTGGCGTGGCACCCCAGCGGCGAGCGGATCGCGTTTAGCCGACAGACGCGGGCCGAGCACGGCTCGCTCGTGGACGATCTGTTTGTGGTGGACGCCGACGGGACCGACGAGCGCCGCCTCACGCACGGCCGCCGGACCTCGGCCCCCACGTATGGCCCGGACGGGGAGCGCCTCGCGTTCGTCGCGACCCAGGACGGCACGGCAAACGTACACGTGCGAACCGACGCAACCGGCCGCACCACGCCGGTGACCGACTACGAGGGCGACGTGCAGATCACGGCTGCCCGGTGGCACCCGTCGCGGGACACCCTGGCCCTCGCCCGTGTCGACGACGACGGCGGCCGCCAGCTCGTGCTTCATGACCTGGGGACGGAGGCCTTGACGCCCCTCACCGATCCCGGCTCCGATGATCGGCGCCCGGTCTGGAGCCCCGACGGGGCGCACCTAGCGTATACCTCGCTCCGCGACGGCGTGCCCAACGCCTTCGTCTACGACGCGGCGACCGACACCCACCGCCGGGCCACCCACCTCGTCCGGGGCGCCACCGTCCACGACTGGGTGCCGGCCGACTCGGCCTTCGGACCGGAAACCTCCAGGTCGGGTGGGGCCCTGGTCACCGCCACGGCCCTGACGAAGGCGCGCGACGGTGCCTTCCGCGTTCCGGCGTCCCGCACGGCCCGGTCCGCCGCCCCGTCGGTGCCCGAGGCGTACGCGGCCTGGACCGCCACGAAGCCGCCCCGAACCATTCCACGGGCGATGGCCCCCGACCCGTCGCTCATCGAGGCCCGGAGCGACTACGACGCCCTCGGCCACGTTGCGCACCGGGCGTCGGTGGCGCTGCCGTACTACACGCCGTCGAACGGGGACATCGGCCTCTCCGGCGTCACCTCCTGGACCGAGCCGCTGGGCGCACACACCCTCAACGCGGTGGGCAGCCTCTCCCTTACCCAGACTGGGACACGAAGCGAGGTCGTAGCGTCGTACCTGAATCGGCAGTTCGAGCCCACGGTGGGCCTCACGGTGTTCAGCGCCTCGTCCTCGGCCCGCATTTACGGGAGCAACCTGCTCGTGGAAGACCGGACCGGGGGCGACCTCACGGCGCGGTGGCCGCTCGACTGGCGGGTCCGCCCGTACGTGTCTACGTCGGTGTCGGCGCGGCTGCGCTACGCCGACCTTGACCCGCTCACCCCGAATGTGTTCGCGGCGCTCCCCGACGGCCTCGCGCCCCCGCAGGCCGGTCAGCAGGCCAGCCTCCGCCTCCAGTTCACCCGTCGGAAGCGGCCGCCCTACCGCCACACCCTTGTGCATCCGCTGGACGGATGGGGCCTGCGGCTCCGGGCCACCGGGGCGGCCGAGGTGCTGGGGGGCGACAGCTCGTTCCTGCGGGGGGACGTGGCGGGATACGCCGTGTATCCGAGCATCGGAAATCATCGGCTCTACCTCCACGGGCGGCTGCAGGCCCAGACCGGAGCGTCGTTTCCCCAAGACTACGTCGGCTTCTCGCGCTACGACGCGATCGACCTGCCCCTGCCCGGCGCCGTGCCGTTTTCGCTGGGCGACGCCGAGCGGGTGCGCGGCTTTCGGCAGTACGTGTTGGGCAACCGGGTGGCCTTTGGCCGTGCCGAGTACCGCGTGCCCGTTGCGCCCAGTCTGCAGACCGAGGTGCTCGGGCTCGTCGGCCTCGGGTACACGACGCTCTCGGCGTTTGTGGATGGGGGCATGGTGTGGCGGGACACCGATCTTCGAGGAGGGACGCGGCAGCTCGGCACGGGCGTGGAGGTCAAAAATGCCCTGCGCCTGTTTGGCGTGCGCATCGGGCACGCCCTGGGAGTAGCACAGCCGGCCGCCCAGGTGGGGACGCGCGACGATGTGCAGCTCTACTACCGTGTGCAGACGGCGCTGCCGTTCTGA